The following coding sequences are from one Solanum stenotomum isolate F172 unplaced genomic scaffold, ASM1918654v1 scaffold28122, whole genome shotgun sequence window:
- the LOC125851601 gene encoding protein RICE SALT SENSITIVE 3-like yields the protein MEEQLNSLAVTHLLQHSLRSLCIHENSQWVYAVFWRILPRNYPPPKWDSQGGAYDRSRGNRRNWILVWEDGFCNFAASTAEINGNECPGSSSNNNYGEYQHYQGLQPELFFKMSHEIYNYGEGIIGKVAADHSHKWIYKEPNEQEINFLSAWHNSADSHPRTWEAQFRSGIKTIALIAVREGVIQLGAVHKVIEDLSYVVLLRKKFSYIESIPGVLLPHPSSSAYPFKVDGYGASPDAWHFQTNLPAPTPTPAELYEHFNQHQHMKITPSMSSLEALLSKLPSVIPADVAAGMTGGSIPTTYCHEYQQQPQYRPNVEMLGLEKVAKEEYEDEEEEKENNNNEEKTRNNNNSNERLDHNGGESSSSMSSYSQHHHNYHHQHYGYHHDLNVSSSMPNNGY from the exons ATGGAAGAACAACTAAATTCTTTAGCTGTTACTCATCTTCTTCAACATTCTCTAAGAAGCTTATGTATTCATGAAAACTCTCAATGGGTTTATGCTGTCTTTTGGAGAATCCTACCTAGAAATTACCCTCCTCCAAA GTGGGATAGTCAAGGTGGAGCATATGATAGGTCAAGAGGAAATAGAAGAaattg gaTATTGGTATGGGAAGATGGTTTTTGCAATTTTGCTGCATCAACGGCTGAGATTAATGGAAATGAATGTCCAGGATCATCTTCTAATAATAATTATGGAGAATATCAACATTATCAAGGTCTTCAACCTGAGCTTTTTTTCAAGATGTCACATGAAATTTACAACTATGGAGAAGG TATAATTGGAAAAGTGGCAGCAGATCATAGTCATAAATGGATCTATAAAGAACCAAATGAACAAGAAATTAATTTCTTGTCTGCATGGCATAACTCTGCTGATTCT CACCCTAGAACTTGGGAAGCTCAGTTTCGTTCTGGTATTAAG ACTATAGCCTTGATTGCTGTGAGAGAAGGTGTCATTCAATTAGGAGCTGTTCATAAG GTTATTGAAGACCTAAGCTATGTGGTGCTACTGAGAAAGAAGTTTAGTTACATAGAAAGCATTCCGGGAGTGTTATTGCCACATCCATCGTCCTCAGCCTATCCTTTCAAGGTAGACGGATACGGGGCATCACCAGACGCGTGGCATTTCCAGACTAATTTACCAGCACCAACACCAACACCAGCTGAATTATACGAACATTTCAATCAACATCAACACATGAAGATCACACCTTCAATGAGCAGCTTGGAAGCACTTCTTTCCAAGCTGCCTTCCGTCATTCCAGCAGATGTTGCTGCTGGAATGACGGGGGGTTCAATACCTACTACCTATTGTCATGAGTACCAACAACAACCCCAATATAGACCTAATGTTGAAATGTTGGGGTTAgagaaagttgcaaaagaagaGTATGAGGacgaggaggaggagaaggagaataaTAATAACGAAGAGAAAACtcgaaataataataatagtaatgagAGATTAGATCATAATGGTGGTGAGAGTAGTAGTTCAATGTCATCTTATAGTCAACATCATCATAATTATCATCATCAACATTATGGTTATCATCATGATTTGAATGTAAGTAGTAGCATGCCTAATAATGGATATTAG